One Massilia sp. 9096 genomic window carries:
- a CDS encoding DUF4240 domain-containing protein, translated as MDESRFWKLIDAARSQAGDNEGARPSILRTALAALPATEIQAFQRIYDQAIAHTNRWDLWGAAWLMNGGCSDDGFRYFRDWLISEGRDTYQRALADPDSLADFPIRDEFELEAFGYTAQEAYAEHTDKELERDYSGEGEPEGRAWDEDVLPALLPRLAAKFGH; from the coding sequence ATGGATGAGTCCCGCTTCTGGAAGCTGATCGATGCCGCCAGATCGCAAGCCGGCGACAACGAAGGTGCGCGTCCGTCGATCCTGCGCACGGCCCTGGCCGCCCTGCCGGCCACCGAGATCCAGGCGTTCCAGCGCATCTACGACCAGGCGATCGCGCACACCAACCGCTGGGACTTGTGGGGCGCGGCCTGGTTGATGAATGGCGGCTGCAGCGATGACGGTTTCCGCTACTTCCGCGATTGGCTGATCTCCGAAGGGCGCGACACTTATCAACGCGCACTGGCCGACCCCGACAGCCTGGCCGACTTTCCGATCCGCGATGAATTCGAACTCGAAGCGTTCGGCTATACGGCGCAGGAAGCCTATGCCGAACACACGGACAAGGAACTCGAGCGGGATTATTCCGGCGAAGGCGAACCCGAGGGCCGCGCATGGGACGAGGACGTGCTCCCGGCCTTGTTGCCGAGGCTGGCCGCAAAGTTCGGGCACTGA
- a CDS encoding CehA/McbA family metallohydrolase, producing MKTHLAPILFLALSTGASGVMAVPNDHREFEATLNAPYRGEGGVKPDARTFTLSFDVPGLRRAQAAAWRLELIAPGGRRVARWQGKTMLAGRPLDVLVRWQGLLAGRAPAPGVYRVRLHAAAKGEAVDQDWEIAVGKPQTPAMLAFAPLPSGYMQRHAQASAAPAVGTLPYTVYYGNLHSQSNHSDGGGALDSCNGAQDPQSASFGPDAAFDYARAHGLDLLMVSEHNHMYDGSDGTNADADPARSKGLYQAGLQTARDANAAHPEFLALYGLEWGVISNGGHLNIFNSDELLGWENNAKGELLADTRTARSDYAALYTLMAQRGWIGQFNHPSIGGQFVVNGKALGYTPDGDAAMALCEVLNSSAFSTMGDESETRRSNYEQACNALLEAGYHVAFSSDQDNHCANWGMSYTNRTAVLIPNGVPLTRASFIDALRARRVFATMDRDAQLVLTANGHLMGERFDNAGPLALKVLYAGAPGRSAAAVTIVEGVPGRNGAVSVLSTQAETSVTPAPGAHFYYAKVTQDDGRVLWSAPVWVSQAAQ from the coding sequence ATGAAAACCCATCTCGCCCCCATCCTGTTCCTCGCCTTGTCGACCGGCGCGTCCGGCGTCATGGCGGTTCCCAACGACCATCGCGAATTCGAGGCCACCTTGAATGCGCCTTACCGCGGCGAGGGCGGTGTCAAGCCGGACGCGCGTACCTTCACCCTGTCGTTCGATGTCCCCGGCCTGCGGCGCGCGCAAGCAGCGGCCTGGCGGCTAGAGCTGATTGCACCGGGCGGACGCCGCGTCGCCCGGTGGCAGGGCAAGACGATGCTGGCGGGGCGACCGCTCGACGTTCTGGTCCGCTGGCAGGGCCTGCTGGCCGGCCGCGCGCCCGCACCCGGCGTTTATCGCGTGCGCCTGCATGCGGCGGCCAAGGGCGAGGCCGTCGACCAGGATTGGGAGATCGCAGTCGGCAAGCCGCAGACGCCCGCCATGCTGGCGTTTGCGCCGCTGCCCAGTGGGTACATGCAACGGCACGCGCAGGCCTCGGCCGCGCCGGCAGTGGGCACGCTGCCCTACACGGTCTATTACGGCAACCTGCACAGCCAGTCGAACCACAGCGACGGCGGCGGCGCCCTCGACAGTTGCAACGGCGCCCAGGACCCGCAGAGCGCATCGTTCGGGCCCGACGCCGCCTTCGACTACGCGCGCGCGCATGGGCTGGACCTGCTGATGGTCTCGGAGCACAACCACATGTACGACGGCTCGGACGGCACCAACGCGGACGCCGACCCCGCCAGATCCAAAGGCCTGTACCAGGCCGGCCTGCAAACTGCGCGCGACGCCAACGCCGCGCATCCCGAGTTCCTGGCGCTGTACGGCCTGGAGTGGGGCGTCATCAGTAACGGCGGCCACCTGAACATCTTCAACAGCGACGAGTTGCTCGGCTGGGAGAACAATGCCAAGGGTGAGCTGCTGGCCGACACGCGCACCGCGCGCAGCGACTACGCCGCCTTGTACACGCTGATGGCCCAGCGCGGCTGGATCGGCCAGTTCAATCATCCGTCCATCGGCGGCCAGTTCGTCGTGAACGGCAAGGCGCTCGGCTACACACCCGATGGTGACGCGGCGATGGCCTTGTGCGAAGTGCTCAACAGCTCGGCCTTCTCGACCATGGGCGACGAATCCGAAACGCGGCGCAGCAATTACGAACAGGCTTGCAACGCGCTGCTCGAAGCCGGCTACCACGTCGCCTTCAGCAGCGACCAGGACAACCACTGCGCCAACTGGGGCATGTCGTACACCAACCGCACCGCGGTGCTGATCCCGAACGGCGTGCCGCTCACGCGCGCCAGCTTCATCGACGCCCTGCGCGCGCGCCGCGTGTTCGCGACCATGGACCGCGACGCGCAGCTTGTCCTGACCGCCAACGGCCACCTGATGGGCGAGCGCTTCGACAACGCCGGCCCGCTGGCGCTGAAGGTGCTGTACGCCGGCGCGCCGGGGCGCAGCGCCGCCGCGGTGACGATCGTCGAAGGTGTCCCGGGCCGCAACGGCGCGGTGAGCGTCTTGTCGACGCAGGCCGAGACCAGCGTCACGCCGGCGCCCGGCGCCCACTTCTACTACGCGAAGGTGACGCAGGACGACGGCCGCGTGCTGTGGTCGGCGCCGGTCTGGGTGAGCCAGGCGGCGCAGTGA